A single region of the Novosphingobium sp. genome encodes:
- a CDS encoding carboxylesterase family protein, translated as MLDRRHALALLGAAPAAALASFGAARAGPVRADPQALTIATTLGRVQGQAQGKIRVFTGIPFGRAARFAAPEPAPRWQGVLAATSPAHIAPQMAGQPMASEMSEDCLQLNVWAPSTPGPHPVLVYIHGGGNEGGWSGDAGTAGDRFARDGVVCVTVNYRLGALGFLETGALLGPAYRGSGNNGLRDQLLALRWVRANIAAFGGDPRRVTIAGESAGGKNAGSLMGVPAADGLYAQAAMFSGGAQTVHTMAEAEAFARVYAEKLGGADRLLTASVADSLAAQQAARQAWPRNFPFRPVVDGAFMPMVPLERISSGGAPHMPLLIGSNADEGRMFLPADRADQPLTSRAISNATMEQIADLDRSYAQAFPDLSPAQRHWRLLTAEEYGMPCLRIAQAHAARGASVFRYRLTYPAPGGAFKGHTPHVLDVPFTFDHVDVPAFTRFFGMTPADQPMADRMHGAMVSFVSAGRPVAAGLPDWARFDNATRATMVLDHQSALVADPDRVERLLWPA; from the coding sequence ATGCTCGATCGCCGTCATGCGCTGGCGCTGCTGGGCGCGGCGCCCGCTGCTGCGCTTGCATCATTTGGCGCTGCGCGGGCTGGGCCCGTCCGCGCCGATCCGCAGGCGCTGACCATCGCCACCACCCTCGGGCGGGTACAGGGCCAGGCGCAGGGCAAAATCCGGGTGTTTACGGGCATCCCCTTCGGGCGTGCAGCGCGCTTTGCCGCGCCTGAGCCCGCTCCACGCTGGCAGGGTGTGTTGGCCGCCACCAGCCCCGCCCATATCGCGCCACAGATGGCCGGTCAGCCGATGGCGAGCGAGATGTCGGAAGACTGCCTTCAGCTCAACGTCTGGGCGCCCTCCACACCGGGGCCGCATCCGGTGCTGGTCTATATCCACGGCGGTGGCAATGAAGGGGGCTGGAGCGGCGATGCCGGCACCGCAGGTGACCGTTTCGCGCGCGATGGCGTGGTGTGCGTTACGGTCAATTATCGCCTTGGGGCTCTGGGCTTTCTGGAAACCGGTGCCTTGCTGGGCCCGGCCTATCGGGGCAGCGGCAACAATGGTCTGCGCGATCAGCTTCTGGCCCTGCGCTGGGTGCGGGCCAACATCGCGGCGTTCGGCGGCGATCCGCGCCGTGTGACCATCGCGGGGGAGTCGGCGGGCGGCAAGAATGCCGGCTCGCTGATGGGCGTTCCGGCGGCGGACGGGCTCTATGCGCAGGCCGCGATGTTCAGCGGCGGTGCACAGACCGTCCATACCATGGCCGAGGCGGAGGCTTTCGCGCGCGTCTATGCCGAAAAGCTGGGCGGTGCCGACAGGCTGCTGACCGCCTCCGTGGCGGATAGTCTGGCCGCGCAGCAGGCGGCGCGGCAGGCATGGCCTCGCAACTTTCCGTTCCGTCCGGTGGTCGATGGGGCCTTTATGCCGATGGTGCCGCTCGAGCGCATCAGCAGTGGCGGGGCTCCGCATATGCCCTTGCTGATCGGCAGCAATGCCGATGAGGGGCGGATGTTCCTGCCCGCCGATCGCGCCGATCAACCGCTGACCTCGCGTGCCATTTCTAATGCCACGATGGAGCAGATCGCCGATCTCGACCGGAGCTATGCGCAGGCCTTCCCCGACCTCTCCCCCGCCCAGCGGCACTGGCGCCTGCTGACGGCGGAGGAATATGGCATGCCCTGCCTGCGCATCGCTCAGGCGCATGCGGCGCGCGGCGCCAGCGTGTTCCGCTATCGCCTGACCTATCCGGCACCGGGCGGAGCCTTCAAGGGGCACACGCCGCATGTGCTGGATGTGCCATTCACCTTCGACCATGTGGATGTGCCTGCCTTCACACGCTTTTTCGGCATGACCCCGGCCGATCAGCCCATGGCCGACCGCATGCATGGGGCGATGGTGTCCTTTGTCAGCGCCGGGCGTCCGGTGGCCGCGGGCCTGCCCGACTGGGCGCGGTTCGATAATGCCACGCGTGCGACCATGGTGCTCGACCACCAGAGCGCTCTGGTGGCCGATCCGGACCGGGTGGAGAGGCTGCTCTGGCCGGCTTAG